The region GGGTTAGCGAATTTATAAACTCTAATTCTTTTTCAACATAGTCAGTAGTTTGTCTTGATATGCTTCTATTAAATATCCATTCTCCCAATGAACCACCTTGTAATGGCTTATCTTTTTCTGCCCAAGCCAATAATCTTTCTTTACTTGCTTGTGCTTCTTCACGACTTACTGCACACATCCATTCATAATTTGGTTCTTGGAATTTGTCCCGAAATTTTGAAGGGTCGGCAAGAAATACTTCGACACTTCCGCAAACTATTTCAATACGTTTTGCTGTAATTGGATTAAGCAAAATATTTTCTAATCTTGTTACCCAACGTAGGTTGTCTGGGCGGTTATTTTGTTTGTTTGTGTCTATGTGGTCAACAACGTGTTCCTTTGTTGGCGGTTCTCCGTGAAATGCAGTCGCAACTATTCTATGAATACGAATTGATGCAATTTCCAAATAACCTGTCTTGATGTTTAGTTTGCCAAAAGTCCATTTATTGTCTGTTGGGCGTGTTCGTTTGTTTATTGGCGAGTGTCTTAATACTGCACCATTATCCCGAACAGAGTAATACTCGTCCTTGTATAAGCATTTGGCTTCTTGTTCAAAATCGTCCAAAGAAATCATAGTCGACTAATCAATTGGTTTAATAACTGAAACAATACCCCTTTTCTTGGTCTCCAAAGACCATTGAACTTGAACTACTATTCCACTAATTTGGTCAAGCAATAGAAAATTATACATATTTTCAGTTGGATAAAGGGTAAATCTCCCATTAACTTCTTCTTCTTTGTCAATAAGAGCTAGAGAATTTAAGACTAATTCACCAGTAGTGCTATCATCTTTTACAGAAAAATGGACTTGCCACATTTTTCCATTTCTTGTGTCTAATTTAATAAAAGTCCAATAGTTTTGAGTTGGAAAAAGTTGGTAAATGGCATTTTCAGAATTTTTTTTCTGTTGAACCGTATTGGTTGGCTTAGTTTGAGTTTGTCCAAACGAAATAGTTGTAAATAGTAAAAATGCTAATGTAAAAAAAACAGTCTTCATTTTGTCTGTGTCGTTAAGTGCAGGGTCGTTGTATGCTGACCGCTAACGGGGCGGCGGCTTTGCGAAGTTCTTTTTCCGAGCAAGCTCGGAGAAAGGATTTAGCAAAATCGCATGATGTGCGAAGTTCGCGAAGCGACAAGCGCATCGTGCGGTGAAGGCGCCGCCCCGATGTGGCGAAAGGAGCGTAAGCGGATTTCGCCACATCGGTAAACGGCTTTGCGATGTGCGGGTTTGATGCAACTGAAAGTTGTATTAAAACTGCGCTAAGCAAAGACTTTTTCTATGAACTAAATTAGAAATAAAAAGTGAAATAGAAAAGTCTTTTGCGTATAAATTTTGCAAAAATTTCAACGCAAGAGACTTTCATCCCGCATATTGCAAAACCGATGTTATCTGCAGCCAAATTTTTCATTTTGTTAGTTTTTTAAGGTCTTTTACTACAAAAAAGTCACTGAATAGAATAGGAATATTTAATTTATGATTTTCTTTAAGCATTGTAAAATATATTTTATTTTCCTTTACAATAAATATTCGGCTTATTTCGTGACTTGAATTTATGCTCATTGAATTTGGTATGTTGTAAATAATTAATCCATTTGAATTTCTGCGTATTTCATAGCCGTCTTTTAAGCAGTAATCTCGAATAATTTCAGCGTTTTTTTCTTCAGAATTTCGGGTTACAATTTTGTGAAATTTTTTTTCACGTAATTTTTTATAAATAGCAAAAGCTGAAAAAATTGTGAACGCGAATGGAATGTAATATTCAGGTCCATTATCTGATTTGTAAGGGTCAAAATAAATTAGAAACGGTAGAATTGCGCCCCAAAGAAAAAATATACAAAAGATAATGGTGTCAATCTTGTCAAACCAATTTTCTTGAAAAACTAATTTTTCTTCTTCAATGCTTCTGCTTTTATTTAAGTTCTTTAGGTTACGCATTTTTGGATTGGTTGCAGATAACGGGGCGGCGGCTTTGCGAAGTTCTTTTTCCGAGCTTGCTCGGAGAAAGGATTTAGCAAAATCGCATGATGTGCGAAGTTCGCGAAGCGACAAGCGCATCGTGCGGTGTAGGCGCCGCCCCGATGTGGCGAAAGGAGCGTAAGCGGATTTCGCCACATCGAGCAGGGCTTTGCGTTCGGGCGGGAATTCAAAGCACTTCCGATGATAAATTTACTAAAGTTTATTTAATATTTAAAAGTTGAATTTTGTACTTCTGCCCGCCTGACGCAAAACCCATGTTGGCTGTAGTTTTTTTATTCATTCTTTCGTCTTACTTTTTTTATCACAAACCCACAAATAAAGATTGTCGCTGAAAACGTTAAGGCAAAAATAAACCCTGTTATAAATGCAAAATTTCTGCCAGTGTCACTTGTGATTTTCCGCATTGCTTCATTCTGCTCATTTGTAAGTTCTTTACCTCCAAACATTCCATCTTTGTCAAGGTCGTAACGATTTAAGTCCCATTGATAATAAATACTGTCGAACATTGCAGTTCCAACAATGAGTAAATATAAGCAAAGAAAAATTGTTATGGAAGTCCATAAAAGTTTATTATTTGCAAATAATGTCTTTCGTTTTAGAAGTATTGTCAATAGTCCAACTATACAAAAAAAAGTCGGAATGGCTAAATGATATGGAATTGTCAACTCGTCCATAACTTTTAAAACTGTTGATTTCTTAATATCAACCAAGCAATAACATATAATGTAAACAATACAAATGAAAGTCCAATAGTCAAAACCAAAGTGAATGAAATTGCATTTTTGTTTTTTAGTTGTGGTCTAAATGTCAAAATTAGTTTTCTGAAAATGAAGTATAAAATTCCTGTCACTGCTAAAAGTGTCAAGTAACTCAATGGGTGAATTGATGTTATGAAAGTCAAAAGTTTGTTTATGAAATATTCAATTCTGTCCATAGTGTAGGTCTTCCAAAATTACAGCCAACGGTTCTGGGCTTGGCGAAGGCTGGGAGTTGAAAGTAATAATGTTCAATTAGTTACCAAAGTTCATTAAAAGTGCAAATGTTCAATGTTTTACTATCGCCCAGCTTTTGCCAAACCCGTGTTGGCAGTAGTGCTATATTTCATTTAGTTCTATTCGCATCAATTCAATAATTTGGTCTTTAATGTTATTTATAACCATTGCAGAAATTTCGATTTCTCTTTGGTTGGCTTTCATTTGTGCCTGATTATTAGTAAGCATTAGAGATGGCAATGAACTCATTATTTTATTTGAGACTTCCATAGACTTGTCATATGCTAGGTTAAGTATATCTAGTTTATTTAAAATTTCGTCACTTGCGATTAATCTAATGGTATTTGTTTCTTGTTTAATCTTAATTAAGTCTTGACTAGCATCAAATGTCAGTTTTTGTATTTTTTTAGACATTGTAGTAATTGCGTTAGTTTCATTTCTTTTATTATTCTGACTTGAAGCATTTAAGTAATTTCTGTTGAACTCGTCTAAAATGGGCAATAGTCTTTCTTGGTTTTTTACATTATTCTCCCTTGTAAATTGGTCAAGTAATTGAAAAAATTTTAAGTAATTTTCTTTTTTGCTTTCATATTGATATTTTCTTTTTGTAATATTAAGTTGATGCTCTCTTTTAATTTCTTCCAATTCTCTATTGTATTGAGATTTTACCTGTTCTGTTTGCTCTACAATCTTTTTATTTTCAGACCTTAGAGCTTTTAGCTTTGCTTTCTCTTGAATGTAAGATTTGAAAAATAGCAATGTCGTTGTAATAAGTCCGCCAACTATGTAAAGAAAATAAGGTTGTAGTTTGTTAATAATTTCCATATGTTGTTTTGGGTTCTGGCATTACTGCCAACGTTTTTCGGCTTGGCGATGTGGCGGATTTTTAGCACAAAAATTCAATAGAATTACCGCTGTTGAACCTTGCACAAATGTTTCACAGAAGCACTTCAGCCGCCATATTGCCAAACCGATGTTATGCGATGGCCTTTTTCTTTCGTCCGCTTCCATGTCAAATTGTTAAGAATTGTTCGTAAAGAATTTTTGCATAATATTTTCCGTATCTGTTTATAATTACTTTGCTAAGTATAATTGGTAAAAAGTATATTGAGGTTAAAATGAAACCCAAATTTCTTGTCGCAATGTCGCCAGTGTAATATGAAGAAATAAGAATAATTAGTGAGATTGCAAACGCTAAGAATGAACCACCAATTAGGTTTCTGAAAAAACCATATTCAATATTGTGTTGTAGTAGTAAAGAGTTATCTCTTAGAACATTTCTAATCTGAGAAACAGTTGTCGCAATTAGTTTTCTTGCTCTTGGTTCGTCTGCCGATTCTTCAATTGAAGAAAGTAAAGTAATGTCAAACTTGTTTTTTATTTTTTCGTCAATTTTTTGCTTTATGCTTATTTCAAGCTCATTGTTTGATTTAAGTAATAAGTTGGTTGTTGGCATATTAATTTCGTCCTTGAAATAAAGTCTTTGAAATATCTCTTTGGATAAGAACCGATTTATTTGAACTAGCAAAAAAATTATTGCACCTGAAAAAACCAAATCGGTGATTATTGGAAGTGCTGTGTAAATATTTTCGAGTTTATCATGATATAGTGAAGCAACAAAATTGTTGTAAAGAATTAAAGCTGGTATTGATGTCAATACCGTTGGAAACAATCTAGCTTTTAAATAGTATGTGTTTACAGCCATAACTTTTATGCATTTAATTGTCCGAGTAAATATGCTTTATGAACGGAATTATAAGTAGGAGCAGTCCAATTACGTTTAGGATTTAATCTAAAGTCTTTTGCAAACTCAAAGTTCTTTACAAAAATTTCAATTTGGTCAAGAGCAATATCTAAGATGACATAACCTGCCTGATTATTTGTTATCCGTGTCTCAGGATATTTTTTGTATGCTAAATGCTCAGAACTTGCATTTCCAAATAGTGTTACTTTAGGTTTAAGGGTGTCTAAAAAATCATAATTCCTACTCGAATCTCTCCCATGATGTGGTGCAAACAGGATATCAACATTGGAAACATCACTTTTATGATTTTTCAAAATGTAATCCCAGGAATCATTGTGAGTATCTCCAGCTAATAGTATTTTCCATTTACCACCGTTCTTTTTTGGTGGAGTGAACAATATTGCATAGGAAGAATCATTATAGTCTTCCGTTTCATTGCCTAGTTTAACCAGTTCCGCAGTCGGACATAAGATTGTAATGTCGTCTTCGTTGAAATACAGATTATTCGTTTTCGAGAAATATGTAAGTCTTTTGGTAGTTGTAACTTTTCCAGCTCTTAAATTTGTGTAAAATTTCCAGTCTTCTTTGTTATAGCCTGCAAAGAATCCAGTCAAGTCTATGTATTTATCATTATCAGTATCCCATGTATTTGTAATTTCAAATTCATCAAACAAGTCTTTTATGCCATCTAAATGGTCCATGTCTGGATGAGAGATTATAAACCTAAAAATATCATTGACCTTTAGTTTGTTTTTCAAATAGTCGATTGGATTGTCAGGGTCTTTCTTTTGATGATAATTCTTCTTGTCTGATGGAACAAAAGTTCTATTCCGCATTTCTTCTCTTTCTTTTGACGCTTTTACAGCTTTTTCTTCTGCTGTATCTTCGTCATTGTAAGCGTTACTTACATCCATAACTGTAACACGTCCAGAGTCATGTTGGATTATGTTACAATCTCCTTCAAGAACATTTAAAAAATGAATTGTCGCCATATTTCTTATTTGTCAGTTTTATGTTGTGATGTCGGTTTTAGGCTTTCGCATAACGGGGCGGCGGCTTTGCGAAGTTCTTTTTCCGAGCAAGCTCGGAGAAAGAATTTAGCAAAATCGCATGATGTGCGAAGTTCGCGAAGCGACAAGCGCATCGTGCGGTGTAGGCGCCGCCCCGATGTGGCGAAAGGAGCGTAAGCGGATTTCGCCACATCGTTTTTCGGCTTGGCGATGTGGCGGATTTTTAGCACAAAAGTTCAATAGAATTCCTGCTGTTGAACCTTGCACAAATGTTTCATAGAAGCACTTCTGCCGCCATATTGCCAAACCGATGTTAGCGGAAGTTTTTAATTCCACGGATTTTTATGTTTAATTAATTCTGTCAATTCGTTTTCAATTCTTGATACAAGTTCTTTACCTGCAAATGTTATTGTCCCTTCGTGGGAAATATAAATTAACCAACTTGTTTTGAAGTCACTATATGCTGATTCAATCCAATCAATGTCAAACGATGAAGTCTCAACTTCGTAGTTTATATTATCTTCTGTCAGTAGAAAAATTCTATCGCCTGAAATTGATTTTAATATATCAACTATTTTCTGAATGTCTTCAGGTTGGAATAAGTCGTCTTCAAAGTAAATTGTCTGAACAGAATTTTTAGTTTTAGAAAGTGGTTCCCAATAATAATTTTCGTCTTTCCAAGAGCCGAAATCAAACGTGTCCTTTAATGATTTTTCAAGACTTTTAGATTCTTCATTTTTTAAACGTCTTTCAAAAGAAATGGTTAAATCGTCTGAAAGTTCATTTGTATTTAATTTGTTTACAAAATTGATAAAGTCGGTCTTAATTCTGTCAACCATTTTCAAGTGTCCAATCTTGTCAAAAACTTTGGTTCGTTCGTTAAACTCTGCCAAACAAGTTGTCAATATTTCATCTTTGATTGTGTCAATACCGTCCTTTCGCCCAACAAAAAAGTCAATGCCGTTTTTTAGTCCTGTTACCATATTTTGGTGTGTGCTATAACCTTCCGAATAAAGTTTCAGAATATATTCTTTTGTCTTGTTTACTATTTTTTCGGTGTCGGTCATAAAATTTCCGCTAACGGGGCGGCGGCTTTGCGAAGTTCTTTTTCCGAGCAAGCTCGGAGAAAGGATTTAGCAAAATCGCATGATGTGCGAAGTTCGCGAAGCGACAAGCGCATCGTGCGGTGTAGGCGCCGCCCCGATGTGGCGAAAGGAGCGAAAGCGGATTTCGCCACATCGGTTTACGGCTTGGCGATGTGGCGGAATTTTAGCACAAAAGTTCATTAGAATTACCGCTGTTGAACCTTGCACAAATGTTTCATAGAAGCACTTCAGCCGCCATATAGCCAAACCGATGTTAGCAGTAGCCGTTATTATTCATAATTTTTAATTGTCGAATGTAGTTCATTTTTGAAATCATAAATTTCATCTAACGAACCAATTAATTTTTTCTCACCATTATCTTTTCCATTATTGAAAAGTTCAACGTATTTATTTGACGAATTAAAATGAAGTCTACATATTGGTTTTCTGTTATTATCGTCTAATAGTATTCCAAAATAAGATTGTGTATCTCTAAATGCTATTCTTGAAGATGGAATCACTTCTCTTAAAATTGCTTTTACAATTTGAGATGCTTCCACTTCCTCTTCGGTAGTTATAAATTTTGGAATTTCTGAATTTGCATCAACAGATTCAATTTGCTCTACAGATTTAGAAGGAACATTTTCATTAATGTTCAATGCATTTTTCAGTCTATAATTTATTGAATCATTTATGGAATTTGAAAACGCTTTTCTTGTATATTCTTTGAATGTTACAAGTCTTGATGCTGTCATAGGTTTGTCAAAAAATCGGTTCACTAATAACCGAACAATTTCATCTGATGGCTCTTGAAGTTCCTTCTCAAATTCGTTTCTGATTGCTTTAATATATTTTAATGCTTCCGCAGAATCCAAAATTTCTTCTAAATTGTACCCATTTTTAGAGAATTTTTCAAGGATTTTTATATTCGAATCTTTTATGTTTGATAAATCCAATGTGAAAAATGGCTTGTCGTCCATTATATTTGGTTTCTCTAAATCAGAATAAAAATTATACTGATGTCCATTTGTCAAAACACCAAATCTTGATTTGGAAACGTGATAGTAACGATGTAATTGCGAATTATGAGCATCAACATTTTCTTTCCAATGTTTGCACTCAATAATTAAAATTGGTTCGTTATCTTTTTTAATTACATAATCAATTTTTTCACCTTTTTTAGTTCCTATGTCGCAAATAAATTCTGGAATTACTTCCGTTGGATTAAAAATATCATATCCAAGAATTTGAATAAACGGCATTACGAATGCATTTTTAGTCGCTTCTTCTGTGTTAATTTGGTCTTTAAGTTGGTCAACTCTTTGATGTAATTGTTCAAGTTTAATTTTCAAGTCTGATTCCATAAAAGTTTTTATATTAGGTGTTTTTAATTATTTCAATGATTTATATTTCTCTGAGCGTTTTTTCTAATACGGTTACTGCTAACGTTTTCGGGCTTTACGAGGTTTGGGGAAAGCCAGTCCCAATTTTCAAAAAATTCTAAATGTTTGTTACAAAAAATCAACTTATTTTAATCACAAAAGCCCAAATCTTGTAAAATTATTGTTAGCAAATCGGCTTTTATTCTATAACCTCTACATTCATAGACCTTGCATAATTTTTTAATCCATTATCGAAAGTTACTATAATGTCAGTCTTTAGTGTTGTATCTTCAATCATTTCTTTAATAATTTCATCTACTAAACTTATGTCGTAATTTACAAATGAAAATTGTTTAAAGAAATTTTCTAAAGCTTTTTTGCGGTATTTTTCATC is a window of Myroides sp. JBRI-B21084 DNA encoding:
- a CDS encoding HNH endonuclease signature motif containing protein, yielding MDDFEQEAKCLYKDEYYSVRDNGAVLRHSPINKRTRPTDNKWTFGKLNIKTGYLEIASIRIHRIVATAFHGEPPTKEHVVDHIDTNKQNNRPDNLRWVTRLENILLNPITAKRIEIVCGSVEVFLADPSKFRDKFQEPNYEWMCAVSREEAQASKERLLAWAEKDKPLQGGSLGEWIFNRSISRQTTDYVEKELEFINSLTPNAVQKVRNWKTPSEFPCCPQENSLNPIADYCANLKTENVFSRNQYTSSIIERYTISNDEKTLWIMCKSGDENPIKPYSLAEITYQNNVFVHNSLGTFFEKDGAEKQFTLAQGLEWTGADTIDDYC
- a CDS encoding type I restriction endonuclease, whose translation is MESDLKIKLEQLHQRVDQLKDQINTEEATKNAFVMPFIQILGYDIFNPTEVIPEFICDIGTKKGEKIDYVIKKDNEPILIIECKHWKENVDAHNSQLHRYYHVSKSRFGVLTNGHQYNFYSDLEKPNIMDDKPFFTLDLSNIKDSNIKILEKFSKNGYNLEEILDSAEALKYIKAIRNEFEKELQEPSDEIVRLLVNRFFDKPMTASRLVTFKEYTRKAFSNSINDSINYRLKNALNINENVPSKSVEQIESVDANSEIPKFITTEEEVEASQIVKAILREVIPSSRIAFRDTQSYFGILLDDNNRKPICRLHFNSSNKYVELFNNGKDNGEKKLIGSLDEIYDFKNELHSTIKNYE
- a CDS encoding ComEC/Rec2 family competence protein, which produces MATIHFLNVLEGDCNIIQHDSGRVTVMDVSNAYNDEDTAEEKAVKASKEREEMRNRTFVPSDKKNYHQKKDPDNPIDYLKNKLKVNDIFRFIISHPDMDHLDGIKDLFDEFEITNTWDTDNDKYIDLTGFFAGYNKEDWKFYTNLRAGKVTTTKRLTYFSKTNNLYFNEDDITILCPTAELVKLGNETEDYNDSSYAILFTPPKKNGGKWKILLAGDTHNDSWDYILKNHKSDVSNVDILFAPHHGRDSSRNYDFLDTLKPKVTLFGNASSEHLAYKKYPETRITNNQAGYVILDIALDQIEIFVKNFEFAKDFRLNPKRNWTAPTYNSVHKAYLLGQLNA